A window of the Lactuca sativa cultivar Salinas chromosome 5, Lsat_Salinas_v11, whole genome shotgun sequence genome harbors these coding sequences:
- the LOC111891698 gene encoding probable serine/threonine-protein kinase PBL8 has product MGNCGTREEAAVVSDAHHQVKQLQVISGKHQGLDKKHSRSISDLSDPSTPRNNLNVIEDLRNNSLLYTHVIAFTLFELETITKSFRSDYILGEGGFGTVYKGYIDENVRVGLKSLPVAVKVLNKEGLQGHREWLTEVNFLGQLRHPNLVKLIGYCCEDDHRLLVYEFMFRGSLENHLFRKTSAPLSWPTRMMIALGAAKGLAFLHNAERPVIYRDFKTSNILLDSDYTAKLSDFGLAKAGPQGDETHVSTRVMGTYGYAAPEYVMTGHLTARSDVYSFGVVLLELLTGKKSVDKTRPSKEQSLVDWARPKLNDKRKLLQIIDPRLESQYSVRGAQKACSLAYYCLSQNPKARPLMSDVVETLEPLQTSSSSSCSNEVVSSSISPIIGRHHLVTGNYQMHHKFVQTVGAGAGCRSANPNCSPGQPPACRVR; this is encoded by the exons ATGGGTAATTGCGGTACTCGCGAAGAAGCTGCTGTCGTTTCAGATGCTCATCATCAAG TTAAGCAGCTACAGGTGATATCTGGTAAACATCAGGGTTTGGATAAGAAGCATAGTCGGTCAATTTCGGATCTGAGCGATCCTTCCACACCTCGTAACAATCTGAACGTTATTGAGGATTTAAGAAATAACTCGCTCTTATATACTCATGTCATTGCCTTCACGCTGTTTGAGCTTGAAACCATCACCAAGAGCTTTAGGTCCGATTACATTCTTGGCGAAGGAGGTTTTGGGACTGTTTACAAGGGCTATATTGACGAGAATGTTAGGGTTGGTCTCAAATCTCTTCCTGTTGCTGTTAAGGTTCTCAACAAGGAAGGTCTTCAAGGCCACAGAGAATGGCTT ACTGAAGTTAATTTCCTTGGTCAGCTCAGACATCCCAATTTGGTGAAATTGATTGGGTATTGCTGTGAAGATGACCACAGATTGCTTGTTTATGAGTTCATGTTTCGAGGAAGCCTTGAGAATCACCTCTTTCGAA AAACAAGTGCGCCATTATCATGGCCAACAAGAATGATGATTGCTCTTGGGGCAGCAAAAGGTTTAGCCTTCCTTCACAATGCTGAACGACCTGTAATCTATCGAgacttcaagacttccaacattttatTAGATTCA gATTACACAGCTAAACTATCCGATTTTGGGCTTGCAAAAGCGGGTCCACAAGGAGACGAAACCCATGTATCAACCAGAGTCATGGGTACCTATGGCTACGCTGCTCCTGAATATGTCATGACTG GACATCTGACAGCTAGGAGTGATGTGTACAGCTTTGGAGTTGTGCTTCTAGAACTTTTAACAGGAAAAAAGTCGGTTGACAAAACAAGACCAAGTAAAGAACAAAGCTTGGTTGACTGGGCAAGACCAAAGCTAAACGACAAAAGAAAACTCCTTCAAATCATTGACCCAAGGCTGGAAAGTCAATATTCAGTCAGAGGAGCACAAAAAGCATGCAGTTTAGCCTACTACTGTTTAAGCCAAAACCCAAAAGCAAGACCATTAATGAGCGATGTGGTGGAAACCTTAGAGCCTTTACAAACCAGTAGTAGTAGCAGCTGTTCAAATGAAGTAGTCTCTTCTTCCATATCTCCTATAATTGGGCGTCATCATCTTGTTACTGGAAACTACCAGATGCATCATAAGTTTGTTCAAACTGTTGGAGCGGGTGCTGGGTGTCGATCCGCTAACCCGAATTGTTCCCCGGGTCAACCCCCTGCTTGTCGGGTCAGATGA